GCTCGTTGGCGGGGCGGGCCAGCCCGTAGCCGCCGTTGGCGCCACGGTGCGACACCACGAGCGCTGCCTGAAGCAGGCCCTTGAGCACCTTGCTGGCCGAGGGAAGTGGCACGTGCGTGCGCGCCGCCAGCTCACGGGTGGTGCGCGTGTCACCCTCCGCGCGAGCCAACTCGGTCATCAGCACGATGCCGTAGTCGGTCATCTTGCTCATCCGGAGCATGGGTGCGGGTGTCTCCTCTCTGGGTTCCAGGCGCCGAAAATCCTCGGGCCACGGGGGACCTCTTACGTAATCAGGACCTTTTCAGTCCACATTGCAATTCGAATCCCTCCCTGAAGCGCCGCTGGTTGGAGGGCGGGGGGGAGAGGGATAGGGTGACGCGACCGTCTCCCCCCGGAGGAATCTTGCTGATGCGCCGTCCCCTGATGTTGCTCGCGACCCTGGCCCTGGCCGTGGTGGCCTGCGAGAAGAAGAACGCGCCCGCCCCCGCCGCGCCCTCGCCGGAGGGACAGGCGACCGGGGGCCCGGCCGCTCCGGTGGACTCCAACACGATTCTGCTGGGAGAGGTCGGCAGCCTCACGGGCAGTGAGGCGACCTTCGGCGTCTCGGCGCGCAACGGCATCGAGCTGGCGCTGAACGAGGCCAACGAGGCGGGCGGCGTGAAGGGCAAGAAGCTCCAGGTGCGCGTGTACGACAGCCAGGGCCGGCCCGAGGAAGGCGCCCAGGCGGTGACGCGGCTCATCACCCAGGACAAGGTGGTGGCGATTCTGGGCGAGGCGGCCTCCTCCGTCTCCATGGCGATGGCGGAGAAGGCGCAGGCGGGCAAGGTGCCCATGGTGACGCCCACGTCCACCGCGCCGGAGGTGACGAAGAAGGGCGACTACATCTTCCGCGTCTGCTTCATCGACCCCTTCCAGGGGCTGGTGATGGCGAAGTTCGCGCGGGAGAACCTGAAGCTGTCCCGCGTCGCGGTGCTGCGTGACAACAAGAGCGCCTTCTCCATGGGGCTGGCGGACGTGTTCACCGCCAAGTTCAAGGAGTTCGGCGGCGAGGTGAAGGGCGACGAGAGCTACTCCAAGGGCGACACGGACTTCCGCGCGCAGCTCACGTCCCTCAAGCGGCTGAAGCCGGAAGCCGTCTTCGTGCCCGGGTACTACACGGACGTGGGCATCATCGCGCGGCAGGCGCGGGAGATTGGCCTCAAGGTGCCGTTGCTCGGCGGTGACGGCTGGGACTCCGACAAGCTGTACGAGCTGGGCGGCTCCGCGCTGGAGGGCAGCTACTTCTCCAACCACTACTCGCCGGACAACCCGGACCCGGTGCTGCAGAAGTTCCTGGCCCGCTACAAGGCGACGTACGGCAGCGTGCCGGACAGCGTGGCCGCGCTGGCGTACGACGCGGCGCGGGTGACGATTGACGCCATGAAGCGCGCGCCGGACCTGAGCGGCCCCTCGCTGCGCGACGCCATCGCCGCGACGAAGGACTTCCCCGGCGTGGCGGGCAGAATCACCCTGGACGCCAACCGCGACGCGGTGAAGGAGGCCGTGGTGCTCAAGGTCTCCGGGGGCAAGGCGGAGTTCGTCACCACGGTGACGCCGTAGCCCGCGGGCCCCTGTCGCTCAGATGGGGGCCTGGATGACGTAGTAGATGGAGTTGAAGTAGCGGTGCAGCGCGTTCAAGAG
This genomic window from Myxococcus hansupus contains:
- a CDS encoding ABC transporter substrate-binding protein, whose protein sequence is MRRPLMLLATLALAVVACEKKNAPAPAAPSPEGQATGGPAAPVDSNTILLGEVGSLTGSEATFGVSARNGIELALNEANEAGGVKGKKLQVRVYDSQGRPEEGAQAVTRLITQDKVVAILGEAASSVSMAMAEKAQAGKVPMVTPTSTAPEVTKKGDYIFRVCFIDPFQGLVMAKFARENLKLSRVAVLRDNKSAFSMGLADVFTAKFKEFGGEVKGDESYSKGDTDFRAQLTSLKRLKPEAVFVPGYYTDVGIIARQAREIGLKVPLLGGDGWDSDKLYELGGSALEGSYFSNHYSPDNPDPVLQKFLARYKATYGSVPDSVAALAYDAARVTIDAMKRAPDLSGPSLRDAIAATKDFPGVAGRITLDANRDAVKEAVVLKVSGGKAEFVTTVTP